Below is a window of Marispirochaeta aestuarii DNA.
CACCAGATGAAGCTGAAGGCGAACACGGGGCTGCAGGCGGAGTTTCAGCTGACGGCAATCGAACGGGGAATGACGGAGTTTTTTCGACGTGCCGGGTATGCGATCCGTATGCTGGACAGCGGTGACAGCAATTACTACCGTGCCTATGTGGATGCCCGGAGGGTTTATGATTATGTTTCCGGTTACACGGAAATCCTGCTCAATATCAACCTCAATGCCGGAAGCCAGACCTATGCCGTACTTGCCGCCCGGGCCAATAATGTGCGGATTCTCTCCTTTATTTCCACAGCCGTGGTGGGTGGGGCCTTCTTTCTTTTCGCGGTACTCTTTTCCAACTCAATATCCCGTCCCATACACCGCCTGGCGGAACTCTCCTCCCGGATCGCCGGTGGGGACCTGGAGGTCGAGATTCTTCCCGTGGAGCGTGCGGACGAAGTGGGTACCCTCTTTTCCTCCTTCAACGCCATGAGCCGGAGTATCAGGCAGATGGTGGAGGGCCTTAAGGAGAAGGCGGATCTGGAACGGCGGCTTCACGAAGAAGAGATCTCCATGGAGAGGATGCAGCGTTCCCTGCAGGAGGCGCGTTTTATGGGGCTCCAGTCCCAGATCAATCCCCATTTTCTCTTTAACGCCTTGAATACCATCTCCAGGACGGCCATGTTTGAAGGGGCCGAGGGGACCAGCGGACTTATAAAGTCTCTGGCGACCCTTTTCCGCTACCATCTGCGGGACCCCCGCAAACGGATCAGTCTGGCGGAAGAACTTACCATACTGCGGGAGTACCTTTCGATTCAGCAGTACCGCTACGGAGATCGGCTGCGCTACAGTATTGAGTCCTCCGTTCGTACGGAAGAAATCTATGTTCCTGCGTTTACTCTCCAGCCGCTGGTTGAGAATGCCGTGAAACACGGTATTGAACCCCGGGAGGAGGGAGGTGAAATCTTTGTTGAAGTACAACGTCGCAGGAAAAGAATAGAGATACAGGTCCGGGATACGGGATGCGGCATGGACAGTGAAGAAACCGAGGGAATGATCCACGCGTCCCGCGAAAGAGACGGGGCGGGCATCGGTATTTCCAATGTCAGGGAACGGCTCGCGTTGTTCTACGGCGGTCGCGAGGATTTTCTGGTTACCAGCGAGAAAGGGGTCGGCACCACGGTCACCATAAGCATACCGGCGGATAAAAAGGGAGGCGAGGGATGTATACCCTTCTGATAGCTGACGATGAGAGGCTGGAGCGGGAAGCCCTGAAGTACATTATTCGCCGGGGTACTGCGGAGATCGGAAACATTATCGAAGCTGTAAACGGCAGGGAAGCCATTGAAATTGCAGAAAAGGAAAAGCCGGATATCGCCTTTCTGGATATAAAGATGCCGGGGATCAACGGCGTTGAGGCGGCACGGCGGCTGAAGGAACTGCTGCCGGCATGCAAAATCGTATTCTTGACCGCCTTTGATACTTTCGATTATGCCCGGGAGGCCCTGCGTCTGGGGGCTGAGGATTTTCTGGTCAAACCGGTGGAGGATGAACGGGTTCTGGAACTGCTGACTCTTCTGGCCCGCCGACTCCGGGAGGAGGACCAGGAAAAAAAGAAGCTGGACCGGACTCTGGAAGCCCTGCAAGGCATGATACGGGCCCGAGAAATCGAGCTGTCCGCACAGCTGGCAACGGGTTTCCTTGATACCCGCAAGCTTGCTGATTTTATCACCCTGCTGGGAATAGAATCTCCGAGGATGGAAATCGCCGTTCTCAAGGTTGATCTTAAGAGCTACCCCATGCGGGTGGACCGGGAAAAGCACTCGGAGGTCCTGCTCTCCCGCTGCGAACAGCTTCTCCGCAGGGAGGCGGAAAAGGCGGGAATCCACTGTATTCCCGGCAGGCTGGACAGCGAGATTCTGATGCTGCTGGTCGGCGGAACAGAGGCGGAGACCTTCTTTTCTCCGGAGATTGTGGAGGATCTGGAACGCTCCGTACAGGAGCAGGTATCCCTGCGGGGGACCCTTACAATCGAGGAAGGAATCAGGGATTTCAGTGATCTTGAACGCCGGCTTGCCCGGGCTGTGGCTGCCGATGGAGGAAGGACAGGAATCTCGAGCCTCAATATCAAGGAGACCCTGCTGCAGAATATCGAAAGGGGGGAAGAGTCCAATCTGAACCAGGCCGTGGGTATGGTCTTTCGATGGATGGACTCCCTGCCGGAGAAGGATACGGCCCTGGACAAACTGGATGAGATCCTGGCGGTCCTGAGGCACGACCTGTCCCGTCGTTTTCCCAGCCTGGAGCTGCCTTCCTGTGCCCGGGTATCTTTGCGGGAGACCACAGATGAGGAGAGGGAGGCCGTTTTACGGGAGATGCTGCGCTGCCTGAGGGACGGGGTGCGACGTCAGGCTGAAATCGGGCACCCGGCGGTACGCTTTGCCATTGATGTCATGAGGCAGAGGTTCCGGGAGGAGCTTTCGGTGGAGACCATCGCCGGGGAGGCAGGACACTCGCCTTCCCATCTTTCCCGGCTTTTTCGGCAGGAGCTGGGAACGAGTATCCTGGATTTTCTGACCCGTCTCAGAATAGACGAAGCCAGGAGACTGCTCCTCAGTGATGTCAGTATGAACATCGGACAGATCGCTGAAGCAGCAGGATACCGAGACCCGAACTATTTTTCCCGGGTCTTCCGCCGGGAAACGGGAGTGAGTCCCAGGGAATACCGTTTGTCCGGGAAAAGCGGATAATTATGGCAGAATTGTCCGATAAAGATTGTATAATCCAGATTCTGGATTTCTTGACAGAACGAACAGAGGTATTCACGGAATCGAAATGTCCTTGAATAAGATGATTGTCTTTACCCCGGATTCTCATGGTCCTCCTATAATAAAATCATAAACCCATTTTTTCAGGAGGTAACCATGAAAAAGAATCTGGTTTTAGTTCTGATCGTACTCTTGACCGCAGCCGGGACCCTGTTTGCCGGCGGAGGACAGGAAGGTTCTGGAGGGGCTGCGGAAGCCCAGAAACCCATTGTACTGCGTCTGGCAGAAACCCACGCAGCGGATTATCCCACAACCAAAGGGGATTTCTACTTTGCGGACCTGGTAAAGGAACGCACCAACGGACGAATTACCATCGAGGTCTATCCGTCATCCCAGCTTGGAGAGGAAAAACCGGTAATCGAACAGGTTCAGTTCGGGGCTATCGATTTTACCCGGGTCAGCATTTCTCCCTTGTCGGCATTCTCACCCAACTTCGATGCCCTGCAGATGCCCTATCTGTACCGGAACGCAGAGCACATGTGGAAGGTCCTGAAGAGCGATATCGGCAAAGAGTTCCTGGAGAGCCTTGAGCCCGCCAACTTTGTCGGCCTTGGATGGTTTGAATCCGGCGCCCGCAGCTTCTACAACTCCAAACGGGAGGTAAAGACTCCCGCAGATCTTAAGGGGATGAAGATCCGGGTCCAGCAGGCGGACATCATGGTGAATATGGTTAACGCCCTGGGTGCCGTTGCCACCCCCATGCCCTTCGGCGAGGTATACTCCGGACTTCAGACCGGTGTAATCGACGGAGCCGAAAACAACTGGCCCAGCTACTATTCCACCAGCCATTATGAGGTGGCGAAGTACTATACCCTGGACGCCCATACCCGGGTTCCGGAGATTATCATTGCCAGCAAGATCAGCATGGACAAGCTCTCCGCGGAGGATCAGGAGATCATTCGGGAGGCAGCCTGGGATTCCATGGATTACCAGCGCCAGCAGTGGGCGGACTATGTAAAGGTCGCGGAAGAGAAGATCCGCGCCGCCGGTAATGTTATTACCGAGATCAAGGACAACTCTGCCTGGCAGGCAGCTATGCAGCCCATGTACAATGCCCTGAGCCCCGAGCTGCAGGAAGTCGTCAAGAAGATCCGGGCAGTCAAATAAGGCTCCCAGGAACAGTGAACGGAACATCTTCGTCCCGCCTCTTGAATGGGGGTGGGGCGAAGATTTTTTCTCCTTTCCGTTCTGTCTTCCGGGAGCAGAGTTTTACGATTTTCAGGAGGAAAAATGCTGCAAGGTATAGTGAGGTTTTTTAACCTTCTTCACATACTTCTGGTGGTATTCGCCAAGATTCTGCTGGTGGTAATGGTATTGACGATCTTTGCCAATGTTGTACTGCGCTACGGTTTCAGCTCCGGTCTGCAGTGGTCGGAGGAACTCGGGCTTCTGATGGCGGTCTGGTTCAGCTTTATCGCCATGGTGCTGGGGGTCAAGCAGAATCTTCATATTCATATAACCCTGCTCCCGGAAAACAAGCTTCCACCTCTGGTGGATATGATTCTGAGGAAGATCAACGATTGTGTAATCATCTTTGTCGGTTTTATTTTTCTGCGCTGGGGGATTCCCTTGGTTGCCTTTACGATGCGCTCCATACTGCCGGCATCCCATGTTCCCGCAGGCTGGCTCTATATAATAATGCCGGTATGCGCGGTTTTTCTGATGTACGAAGGTCTGACGGATCTTCTGGGTATCGATACGGACGATAAGGCGGTGGACGGTTATCTGCTTGGGACCGTCTCCCTGGGCAGGATACTGAAGGGGGGCAAAAATGGGTGATACCAGTGTTGCCATCGGCCTCCTGCTGGGAATCTTCGGTGTTCTCCTGGTTCTCCGGGTTTCGATTACCTTTACCCTTGCCTGTGCCTCCATTGTTACCGCCCTATATCTGAATATTCCCCTGATGGCTATAATCCAGCGCATGGTTCAGGGGGTTAACTCCTTTTCCCTGCTGGCGATTCCCTTCTTTATTCTGGCAGGAGAGATCATGGGGCAGGGGGGTATCTCCCGCAGACTGATCCAGTTTTCCAACCTGCTGATAGGCCGCCTCAGGGGCGGACTGGCCCAGGTAAACGTACTGGCGAGCATGTTTTTCGGGGGGATTTCCGGCTCCGCTGTGGCGGATGTCTCGTCCATCGGAACGATCATGATTCCCATGATGAAGCAGAAGGGCTATGATGCCGACTATTCCACGGCGGTTACTGTAACCAGCGCCTGCCAGGGAATCATTATTCCCCCCAGTCACAACATGATTATCTACAGCCTTGCCGCAGGGGGGGTCTCCATCGGAAGGCTCTTTCTGGGAGGCTTCATTCCCGGTGTACTCCTGGGTGTCGCCCTGATGATCATAAGCTGGATTATTGCGGTTAAACGGAATTATCCCAAGGAGGAGAGATACTCCCTGAAAGAGGCCCTGATAATTACCAAGGACGCCCTCCTCGGGCTCCTGACGGCGGTAATCATCATAGGAGGGGTAATCAGCGGGGTATTCACCGCCACCGAATCAGCGGCCATAGCGGTTGTATACGCCTTTATTATTACCTTCTTTGTCTATAAGGAGATCAAGCTTTCTGAGTTCAAGCGGATACTCTACTCATCCCTGAAGACCCTGGCCATGGTCATGAGCCTCATTGCCGCAGCCAGCGCCTTCGGTTACCTGATGGCTTACCTTAAGATCCCTGCAAAGGCAACGGAGGCTCTTCTGGGAATAACCCAGAACAAGGTTGCCCTGCTCCTGCTGATCAACCTGCTGCTGCTCCTGTTGGGGATGATCATGGATATGGCCCCGCTGATCCTGATAACAACCCCGATACTGTATCCCGTTGTGGTGGGTGCCCTGGGGATGAATCCGGTACACTTCGGGATCATGCTGATGCTGAACCTGGGAATCGGTCTCTGTACGCCGCCAGTTGGTTCCGCCCTCTTCGTCGGCTGTGCCGTGGGCCGGGTCTCCATGGAAGAGGCCACCAAAGCGATGCTGCCCTTCTATATTATGATGATTATCGTTCTGTTGATGGTCACCTTCCTGCCGGACCTGGTCATGCTGGTCCCCAATGTGCTGATGCCCATGACGGCGGGGTAAAAACCTGCAGATACTTTCAGCATAACCCCGGTCAGCAGACGGCCGGGGTTTTTTTTATCCCTGGAGGAGAGGCGCCACCACAGGAATTTTCAGCTTGAAAACAGTACCTTCTCCCTCGGTACTTTCGCAGTTCAGGGTTCCCCCCAGGATGTTCCGGGCGCTGTTGTAGGCGATATTCAGTCCCAGCCCTGTTCCTCCCCGGCCCAGGCGGGTGGTAAAAAAAGGATCAAAAATCTTTTTCCGAATCTCTGCAGGAATACCCTTTCCGTTGTCCTGAACTGAGATTTGCACCATGGGAATTTCTTCTCCGGGGGGTTCGGAAATCCTTCCTGCTTTGATCCAGATGCTGCCACTGTCGTCGTCATCCCAGGCGTGGGCCAGTGCGTTGGTGATCAGGTTTGTTAGTATCTGTCCCAGAGAGCCGGGATAACTGTCCATCTCGACCTCCTGTTCCAGATCTGTTTCCATCCTGTGTCTGCTGTGCCTGATCATCGGATTCATGGTCAGAAGTACATCGTGAATCATGGTATCCAGAAAAAATTTTCTGCGTACAGAACTTGTCTGATCACTGGCCACATGCTTGAAACTGTTAATAAGCTCCGCAGCCCTGGAAACATTACGTTCGGCGATATCGAGTCCCTCGTCGCAGTAACGGAGAAAACGTTCCAGGGTGGAGCGCCTAAGCCCTGACGACACCTCCCTCCCAAGTTCGTGTGTCTCTGCCTTAAGGCTTGAGATTGACATGATTGCATTCCCGATGGGGGTATTCAATTCATGGGCCACACCGGCAACGAGTCGACCCAGGGCCGCCTGTTTCTCGGTCTGGATCAGTATTTCCTGCATCCGGTTCATATTCTCCAGGGTTTCCTGCAATTCCCGGTTGCTGTTTTCCAGGGCCCGGGTTCTCTCCTGTACCCGGTCTTCCAGTTTCTGGTTCAGGCGTATCAGGGATTTTTCCCGGTCGAAAATCTTGTCAGCCATTATTTTCTGGCTTTCAGAAAGCTCATGGAATTCCCGGATCATCCAGTCTTTCTGGGGCGTGTAATGGTGTCCTTCGGCGATTTTCTGGGACTGCTGCATCAGGTGCATTACCTGGGTATTCAGCCGGTATGACCAGAGGGGAGACAAAAGGAGTGCTAAAACGAGGTACGAGATCGAAAGAAAGATTATATCTATAAGGGTGTTCCTGATATACCTGTTGTCGAGGCCCGCCGGTATAAGGTTCATAAAAATCCATCCCAGCTTTTCTGAAATGTCCGCAGCGGGATAATAGTTTTTTCCGTTTACTGTAACGGTAACAGGAAGCTGTTGACTGTCGAGAGCCTGCTGAATCGCTCTGTTCCCCAGCACATTTGTAATTCCGGTACTGAATTCGTTGTCTGTATCGACGATCAGTTCACCACGTTTATCAACCACCCACAGGCGCACGGAGCTCTCTGCCGCGATCTCTACCGTTGACAGCAGGGCTTCCAGAGAGATTTCGGCTATGGCAGTATGGTTTTCCATCCGTATGCCCACTCCCACAGAAGTGTCGCCGGATAAAACGGAGATGAACTTGTCGCTCCACACTGATTGATTTGAGTTCTGCAGAGCTGAATAGAGAGAACTGTAGGAGAAGTCGATTCCGATGAAATCCTCGTGCAGAGGGTTTCGATGATCCTTTGCATGTACAGCATAGGTCTGTCCGTTTCCGTCCAGAAAATAGATGACCCGGATGCTTTCATGCTGCGGCAGTACGGCCTGCAGCAGATCGGCGAAGTCTTCGGTATCCATTCTCAGACTGGCCTGAGTCAGGATTCCGATGCTCTCTTCTATCCCGGCCAGCAGTCCCTCGGTTCGCCTGACCAGTATTTTGGATTCCTGTCTGGCTCTCTCCATATTTTCCGCCGCGAAGGTGGACTGTCGCAGCAGAAAAATTATAGTTCCGGAAATCAGAAGGGTTATTATGGAGGAAGAAATAATCAGCCAGAAGATGAACCAGCGAAAGGTGTAGGGACGGATTTTCATAAGGGGGATTTCTCGAATTTCTGGTTTCGGATAATAACGAAGGAAGAGTCCCTGCGGGTATCACCGTATTCATTAATTATGAACTCCTGCTGAAGCCCCTGGTAGGGACTGTTCCGCAGTATTGCCTCTTTCAGTGATTCACCCTGTCTGCGATTTTTTTCCGCTACCAGAATGACCTGGACGGTTTCGTAGGCTATAACGCCGGAGAAGTTTGGTTCTATCTTGAATCTTTTACGATACTCGTCGATAAAGCGAAGAAATCTCTCCTGGGTGCCGAACTTGTCGAAGATCTGGAGGACCTCGACTCCCTCAACGGCTTTTCCTCCCAGTTCTATAAGCTGCTGGGTCCCCGCCCACTCCACGGCAATTATCGGGGTACTGATATCCACTTTACGTATCTGCTGAGCGAGCCTGGCGACATCAACCGAATTGGCTACAAGAAGGACGGCTTCCGGTTCCGGTGCCAGCAATTCTTCTACAAGATCGTTATAGCCGGTCAGGACCAGAGAATTAAAGGATGATTGTGCTTTAATTTCTCCCCCCAGGCGGGAGTAGGCCTTCTCGAATTCAGCGACCCAGTTCTGCGAAAAGGAGAAATTCTGGAGATCAAAGGCAATGGTAGTAGTGGAATAGTCCCGCCTGCGGACCATGAAATCGGCATAATCCTCCGCGTTCTCCGTTGTACTGG
It encodes the following:
- a CDS encoding TRAP transporter large permease, whose amino-acid sequence is MGDTSVAIGLLLGIFGVLLVLRVSITFTLACASIVTALYLNIPLMAIIQRMVQGVNSFSLLAIPFFILAGEIMGQGGISRRLIQFSNLLIGRLRGGLAQVNVLASMFFGGISGSAVADVSSIGTIMIPMMKQKGYDADYSTAVTVTSACQGIIIPPSHNMIIYSLAAGGVSIGRLFLGGFIPGVLLGVALMIISWIIAVKRNYPKEERYSLKEALIITKDALLGLLTAVIIIGGVISGVFTATESAAIAVVYAFIITFFVYKEIKLSEFKRILYSSLKTLAMVMSLIAAASAFGYLMAYLKIPAKATEALLGITQNKVALLLLINLLLLLLGMIMDMAPLILITTPILYPVVVGALGMNPVHFGIMLMLNLGIGLCTPPVGSALFVGCAVGRVSMEEATKAMLPFYIMMIIVLLMVTFLPDLVMLVPNVLMPMTAG
- a CDS encoding sensor histidine kinase, encoding MKNPFSFRWPWRALNIRNKMLSFYVAMILMILVINLSVSLTAFRYIKVFDEKLSVYYDIQEYRLAWVSSHESFFRYLRDRAQGQQELYFSSIPTLWQFFHQMKLKANTGLQAEFQLTAIERGMTEFFRRAGYAIRMLDSGDSNYYRAYVDARRVYDYVSGYTEILLNINLNAGSQTYAVLAARANNVRILSFISTAVVGGAFFLFAVLFSNSISRPIHRLAELSSRIAGGDLEVEILPVERADEVGTLFSSFNAMSRSIRQMVEGLKEKADLERRLHEEEISMERMQRSLQEARFMGLQSQINPHFLFNALNTISRTAMFEGAEGTSGLIKSLATLFRYHLRDPRKRISLAEELTILREYLSIQQYRYGDRLRYSIESSVRTEEIYVPAFTLQPLVENAVKHGIEPREEGGEIFVEVQRRRKRIEIQVRDTGCGMDSEETEGMIHASRERDGAGIGISNVRERLALFYGGREDFLVTSEKGVGTTVTISIPADKKGGEGCIPF
- a CDS encoding TRAP transporter small permease — its product is MLQGIVRFFNLLHILLVVFAKILLVVMVLTIFANVVLRYGFSSGLQWSEELGLLMAVWFSFIAMVLGVKQNLHIHITLLPENKLPPLVDMILRKINDCVIIFVGFIFLRWGIPLVAFTMRSILPASHVPAGWLYIIMPVCAVFLMYEGLTDLLGIDTDDKAVDGYLLGTVSLGRILKGGKNG
- a CDS encoding ABC transporter substrate-binding protein; this encodes MKREPQAAVGSAIHRLLFLMPMMLLVGLLLQSCTGEAYKLGLISGLSGGNADSGEAGRNGALLAVEEANRMGGVKGRHIDLLIRDDGHNRIMAITAAQDLVNQRVEAIIGAFSTTMTEAVMTVTEHAGMLVFTPTSSALQLVGKDDNLFRLCSSTTENAEDYADFMVRRRDYSTTTIAFDLQNFSFSQNWVAEFEKAYSRLGGEIKAQSSFNSLVLTGYNDLVEELLAPEPEAVLLVANSVDVARLAQQIRKVDISTPIIAVEWAGTQQLIELGGKAVEGVEVLQIFDKFGTQERFLRFIDEYRKRFKIEPNFSGVIAYETVQVILVAEKNRRQGESLKEAILRNSPYQGLQQEFIINEYGDTRRDSSFVIIRNQKFEKSPL
- a CDS encoding response regulator gives rise to the protein MYTLLIADDERLEREALKYIIRRGTAEIGNIIEAVNGREAIEIAEKEKPDIAFLDIKMPGINGVEAARRLKELLPACKIVFLTAFDTFDYAREALRLGAEDFLVKPVEDERVLELLTLLARRLREEDQEKKKLDRTLEALQGMIRAREIELSAQLATGFLDTRKLADFITLLGIESPRMEIAVLKVDLKSYPMRVDREKHSEVLLSRCEQLLRREAEKAGIHCIPGRLDSEILMLLVGGTEAETFFSPEIVEDLERSVQEQVSLRGTLTIEEGIRDFSDLERRLARAVAADGGRTGISSLNIKETLLQNIERGEESNLNQAVGMVFRWMDSLPEKDTALDKLDEILAVLRHDLSRRFPSLELPSCARVSLRETTDEEREAVLREMLRCLRDGVRRQAEIGHPAVRFAIDVMRQRFREELSVETIAGEAGHSPSHLSRLFRQELGTSILDFLTRLRIDEARRLLLSDVSMNIGQIAEAAGYRDPNYFSRVFRRETGVSPREYRLSGKSG
- a CDS encoding TRAP transporter substrate-binding protein: MKKNLVLVLIVLLTAAGTLFAGGGQEGSGGAAEAQKPIVLRLAETHAADYPTTKGDFYFADLVKERTNGRITIEVYPSSQLGEEKPVIEQVQFGAIDFTRVSISPLSAFSPNFDALQMPYLYRNAEHMWKVLKSDIGKEFLESLEPANFVGLGWFESGARSFYNSKREVKTPADLKGMKIRVQQADIMVNMVNALGAVATPMPFGEVYSGLQTGVIDGAENNWPSYYSTSHYEVAKYYTLDAHTRVPEIIIASKISMDKLSAEDQEIIREAAWDSMDYQRQQWADYVKVAEEKIRAAGNVITEIKDNSAWQAAMQPMYNALSPELQEVVKKIRAVK
- a CDS encoding sensor histidine kinase yields the protein MKIRPYTFRWFIFWLIISSSIITLLISGTIIFLLRQSTFAAENMERARQESKILVRRTEGLLAGIEESIGILTQASLRMDTEDFADLLQAVLPQHESIRVIYFLDGNGQTYAVHAKDHRNPLHEDFIGIDFSYSSLYSALQNSNQSVWSDKFISVLSGDTSVGVGIRMENHTAIAEISLEALLSTVEIAAESSVRLWVVDKRGELIVDTDNEFSTGITNVLGNRAIQQALDSQQLPVTVTVNGKNYYPAADISEKLGWIFMNLIPAGLDNRYIRNTLIDIIFLSISYLVLALLLSPLWSYRLNTQVMHLMQQSQKIAEGHHYTPQKDWMIREFHELSESQKIMADKIFDREKSLIRLNQKLEDRVQERTRALENSNRELQETLENMNRMQEILIQTEKQAALGRLVAGVAHELNTPIGNAIMSISSLKAETHELGREVSSGLRRSTLERFLRYCDEGLDIAERNVSRAAELINSFKHVASDQTSSVRRKFFLDTMIHDVLLTMNPMIRHSRHRMETDLEQEVEMDSYPGSLGQILTNLITNALAHAWDDDDSGSIWIKAGRISEPPGEEIPMVQISVQDNGKGIPAEIRKKIFDPFFTTRLGRGGTGLGLNIAYNSARNILGGTLNCESTEGEGTVFKLKIPVVAPLLQG